From a single Serratia surfactantfaciens genomic region:
- the artJ gene encoding arginine ABC transporter substrate-binding protein yields the protein MKKLLLAATMLAGMTFNATAAETIRFAASATYPPFESLDANNQIVGFDIDLANALCKQMQAQCTFTNQAFDSLIAALKFKKYDAVISGMDITPERSKQVAFTQPYYANSAIVIAQKGKFSSLADLKGKKLGMENGTTHQKYMQDKHPEINTVSYDSYQNAILELKNGRIDGVFGDTAVVNEWLKTNPQLAPVGEHITDAQYFGTGLGIAVRPDNQALLAKLNAALDAIKADGTYKAINDKWFPQ from the coding sequence ATGAAAAAACTGCTGCTTGCCGCGACGATGTTGGCCGGGATGACCTTTAACGCCACCGCGGCCGAAACCATCCGCTTCGCCGCCTCCGCCACCTACCCGCCGTTCGAATCGCTGGACGCCAATAACCAGATCGTCGGTTTCGATATCGATCTGGCCAACGCGTTGTGCAAACAGATGCAGGCGCAGTGCACCTTCACCAACCAGGCGTTCGACAGCCTGATCGCCGCGCTGAAATTCAAGAAATACGATGCGGTGATTTCCGGCATGGATATCACGCCGGAGCGCAGCAAACAGGTCGCCTTCACCCAGCCTTACTACGCCAACTCGGCGATCGTGATCGCGCAAAAAGGCAAGTTCAGCTCGCTGGCGGATCTGAAAGGCAAAAAGCTCGGCATGGAAAACGGCACCACCCACCAGAAATACATGCAGGACAAGCACCCGGAGATTAACACCGTCTCTTACGACAGCTACCAGAACGCCATTCTGGAGCTGAAAAACGGCCGCATCGACGGCGTGTTCGGCGACACCGCCGTGGTGAACGAGTGGCTGAAAACCAATCCGCAGCTGGCGCCGGTCGGCGAACACATCACCGATGCGCAGTACTTCGGCACCGGTCTCGGCATCGCGGTGCGCCCGGACAACCAGGCGCTGCTGGCCAAGCTGAACGCCGCGCTGGACGCCATCAAGGCCGACGGCACCTATAAGGCCATCAACGACAAGTGGTTCCCGCAGTAA
- a CDS encoding N-acetylmuramoyl-L-alanine amidase, which yields MKIWPGIIAAALLAGCQNPQQDTLVDRGAYQLETLHQAQGADQRIRFLVMHYTAEDFHSSLKTLTDEHVSAHYLLPAHPQREHGKPTVYRLVPEAMRAWHAGASAWRGRSSLNDTSIGIEIVNKGFTRGMLLTHWQPYTAEQIAVLIPLSRDIIQRYGIQPQDVVGHSDIAPQRKQDPGPLFPWRQLAQAGIGAWPDERDVQRLLAGRDRHAPVPMAPLLDRLARYGYAVDSSWDARQQRNVLAAFQMHFRPDDVRGEPDAESEAIIDALLLKYGAWR from the coding sequence GTGAAAATTTGGCCAGGGATCATCGCCGCCGCGCTGTTGGCGGGGTGCCAAAATCCGCAGCAGGACACGCTCGTCGATCGCGGCGCTTACCAACTCGAGACGCTGCACCAGGCGCAGGGCGCCGATCAGCGCATTCGTTTTTTGGTGATGCACTACACGGCGGAAGACTTCCATTCATCGCTGAAAACGCTGACCGACGAACACGTCAGCGCGCACTACCTGTTGCCGGCGCATCCGCAGCGCGAACACGGCAAACCGACGGTGTATCGGCTGGTGCCGGAAGCGATGCGTGCCTGGCATGCCGGCGCCAGCGCCTGGCGCGGCCGCAGCAGCCTCAACGACACCTCGATCGGCATCGAAATCGTCAACAAGGGGTTCACCCGCGGCATGCTGTTGACCCATTGGCAGCCTTATACGGCGGAGCAGATCGCCGTGCTGATCCCGCTGAGCCGCGACATCATCCAACGCTATGGCATCCAGCCGCAGGACGTGGTGGGGCACAGCGACATCGCACCGCAGCGCAAACAGGATCCCGGCCCGCTGTTCCCTTGGCGACAGCTGGCGCAGGCCGGCATCGGCGCCTGGCCGGACGAACGAGACGTGCAGCGTTTGCTGGCGGGGCGCGATCGCCATGCCCCGGTGCCGATGGCGCCGCTGCTCGATAGGCTGGCGCGTTACGGCTACGCGGTTGATTCGTCATGGGATGCGCGGCAGCAGCGCAATGTGCTGGCGGCGTTTCAGATGCATTTCCGGCCCGACGATGTTCGCGGTGAGCCGGATGCAGAGAGTGAAGCGATTATCGATGCGCTGCTGTTGAAGTATGGCGCGTGGCGTTGA
- the artQ gene encoding arginine ABC transporter permease ArtQ, with amino-acid sequence MNELQPLASAAGMTVGLAVCALILGLILAMLFAVWESSRWKAVSWLGTAWVTVLRGLPEILVVLFIYFGSSQLLLMLSDGFTLNLGLFQLPIQLAIDNFEVSPFLCGVIALALLYSAYASQTLRGALKAVPQGQWESGQALGLGKAAIFFRLIMPQMWRHALPGLGNQWLVLLKDTALVSLISVNDLMLQTKSIATRTQEPFTWYVIAAAIYLLVTLFSQYVIKRIELRATRFERGPV; translated from the coding sequence ATGAATGAATTACAACCTTTAGCAAGCGCCGCCGGCATGACCGTCGGCCTTGCCGTTTGCGCCCTGATCCTCGGGCTGATTCTGGCGATGCTGTTCGCCGTATGGGAATCGTCCCGCTGGAAAGCGGTCAGCTGGCTCGGCACCGCCTGGGTGACCGTGTTGCGCGGCCTGCCGGAAATCCTGGTGGTGCTGTTTATCTATTTCGGCTCGTCGCAGCTGCTGCTGATGCTCTCCGACGGCTTTACCCTCAACCTCGGTCTGTTCCAGCTGCCGATTCAGTTGGCGATCGACAATTTCGAAGTCAGCCCGTTCCTGTGCGGGGTGATCGCTCTGGCCCTGCTCTATTCCGCCTACGCCTCGCAGACGCTGCGCGGCGCGCTCAAAGCGGTACCGCAGGGGCAATGGGAATCCGGCCAGGCGCTGGGGCTCGGCAAGGCGGCGATCTTCTTCCGCCTGATCATGCCGCAGATGTGGCGCCACGCCCTGCCCGGCCTCGGCAATCAGTGGCTGGTGCTGCTGAAAGACACCGCGCTGGTGTCACTGATCAGCGTGAACGATCTGATGCTGCAAACCAAGAGCATCGCCACCCGCACCCAGGAGCCTTTTACCTGGTATGTGATCGCGGCGGCCATCTACCTGCTGGTGACGCTGTTCAGCCAATACGTCATCAAACGCATTGAGCTGCGCGCCACGCGCTTTGAGCGGGGGCCGGTCTGA
- the potH gene encoding putrescine ABC transporter permease PotH, giving the protein MTLLSERTPEPPAKTPGGLKALFHRLLMAHGRKLVIALPYLWLTLLFMLPFLIVFKISLADLALAVPPYTELLSWADGKLNIALNFANYLQLTDDPLYIDAYLQSLRVAAVSTLCCLIIGYPLAWAVAHSKASTRNILLLLVILPSWTSFLIRVYAWMGILKNNGTLNNFLMWLGVIDQPLVILHTNLAVYIGIVYSYLPFMVLPIYTALIRLDYSLVEASLDLGARPLKTFFSVIVPLTRGGIIAGSMLVFIPAVGEFVIPELLGGPDSIMIGRVLWQEFFNNRDWPVASAVATVMLVLLIVPILWFHKHQNKEMGGQE; this is encoded by the coding sequence ATGACCCTGCTTTCTGAACGCACGCCGGAACCGCCGGCCAAAACGCCCGGCGGCCTCAAGGCGCTGTTCCACCGCCTGCTGATGGCCCACGGCCGCAAGCTGGTGATCGCACTGCCGTATTTATGGCTGACGCTGCTGTTTATGCTGCCGTTCCTGATCGTGTTCAAGATCAGCCTGGCGGATCTGGCGCTGGCGGTGCCGCCCTACACCGAGCTGCTGAGCTGGGCGGACGGCAAGTTGAACATCGCGCTTAACTTCGCCAACTACCTGCAGCTGACCGACGATCCGCTGTATATCGACGCCTACCTGCAGTCGCTGCGCGTGGCGGCGGTCTCGACGTTGTGCTGCCTGATCATCGGCTATCCGCTGGCCTGGGCGGTGGCCCACAGCAAGGCCTCGACCCGCAATATTCTGCTGCTGCTGGTGATCCTGCCTTCCTGGACCTCGTTCCTGATCCGCGTTTACGCCTGGATGGGCATTCTGAAAAACAACGGCACGCTGAATAACTTCCTGATGTGGTTAGGGGTGATCGATCAGCCGCTGGTGATCCTGCACACCAATCTGGCGGTGTATATCGGCATTGTCTATTCCTACCTGCCGTTTATGGTGTTGCCGATCTACACGGCGCTGATCCGGCTGGATTACTCGCTGGTGGAGGCATCGCTGGATTTGGGCGCCCGGCCGCTGAAAACCTTCTTCAGCGTGATCGTGCCGCTGACGCGCGGCGGCATCATCGCCGGTTCGATGCTGGTGTTCATTCCGGCGGTGGGCGAGTTCGTGATCCCGGAACTGCTCGGCGGGCCAGACAGCATCATGATCGGCCGCGTGCTGTGGCAGGAGTTCTTCAATAACCGCGACTGGCCGGTGGCCTCGGCGGTCGCCACCGTCATGCTGGTGCTGCTGATCGTGCCAATTTTGTGGTTCCACAAGCATCAGAACAAGGAAATGGGGGGGCAGGAATGA
- a CDS encoding heavy metal-binding domain-containing protein, with protein MQLSTTPTLEGFTITEYCGVVTGEAILGANIFRDFFAGVRDIVGGRSGAYEKELRKARLIAFEELEDQAKELGANAVVGIDIDYETVGKDGSMLMVTVSGTAVKVSR; from the coding sequence ATGCAGCTTTCAACTACCCCGACCCTGGAAGGGTTCACCATTACCGAATACTGCGGCGTCGTCACCGGTGAAGCGATTCTCGGCGCCAACATTTTCCGTGATTTTTTCGCCGGCGTGCGCGACATCGTCGGCGGCCGTTCGGGCGCGTATGAGAAAGAGCTGCGCAAGGCGCGCCTGATCGCGTTCGAAGAGCTGGAAGATCAGGCGAAAGAGCTGGGCGCCAACGCGGTGGTGGGTATTGATATCGATTATGAAACCGTTGGCAAAGACGGCAGCATGCTGATGGTGACCGTCAGCGGCACCGCGGTGAAAGTCAGTCGCTAA
- the artJ gene encoding arginine ABC transporter substrate-binding protein yields MKKLIIAAVLVGISVSASAAETIRFATEASYPPFEFIDAGNKIQGFDVDLANALCKEMQAECTFTNQAFDSLIPSLKFKRFDAVMAGMDITPEREKQVLFTKPYYDNSALFIAQKGKIADVAALKGKKVGVQNGTTHQKYLTDKHPEITTVPYDSYQNAILDLKNGRVDAVFGDTAVVNEWLKQNDALAAVGAKVTDKDYFGTGLGIAVRQKNTDLQGKFNAALDKIKQDGTYETIYKKWFQQ; encoded by the coding sequence ATGAAAAAACTAATAATCGCCGCCGTTCTGGTTGGCATCAGCGTTTCCGCCTCCGCAGCCGAAACTATCCGTTTCGCTACCGAAGCCTCCTATCCTCCGTTTGAATTTATTGACGCCGGCAACAAGATTCAGGGTTTTGATGTCGATCTGGCCAACGCGCTGTGCAAAGAAATGCAGGCCGAGTGCACCTTCACCAACCAGGCGTTCGACAGCCTGATCCCGAGCCTGAAGTTCAAGCGTTTCGATGCGGTGATGGCCGGTATGGACATTACGCCGGAGCGTGAGAAGCAGGTGCTGTTCACCAAGCCTTACTACGATAACTCGGCGCTGTTCATCGCGCAGAAAGGCAAAATCGCCGACGTGGCGGCGCTGAAAGGCAAAAAAGTGGGCGTGCAAAACGGCACCACCCACCAGAAATACCTGACCGACAAGCACCCGGAAATCACCACCGTGCCTTACGACAGCTACCAGAACGCCATTTTGGATCTGAAGAACGGCCGCGTTGATGCGGTGTTCGGCGATACGGCAGTGGTCAACGAGTGGCTGAAGCAGAATGACGCGCTAGCGGCAGTGGGCGCTAAAGTGACCGACAAAGATTACTTCGGCACCGGCCTTGGCATCGCGGTGCGCCAGAAGAACACCGATCTGCAGGGCAAGTTCAACGCCGCTCTGGACAAGATCAAGCAGGATGGGACCTATGAAACCATCTACAAAAAATGGTTCCAGCAGTAA
- a CDS encoding DUF3300 domain-containing protein has protein sequence MFTPRYLSWLLCAAMLPLSGCDQQKVAGAMGGGTPPPAAPAASASAPAYTPLTADQLYQLVSPVALFPDKLLAQVLAGAGYPDQISAADAWLAQNRGLQPAALSSAADAQPWDPSVRGLVQFPDVLDQMAKNIPWTTALGSAYLNDPTDVMNAIQVMRQRAASQGTLKNTPQQRIVVAPTTRYVEQQSYRQSVVAAPGETIVIEPSQPDTVYVPHYDPWEAYGTPIQAYPSYQYQPSGYSGGDMLAAGVISFGVGIAVASLLNQHNSGWHNWDMRWDDRRQPVVYRNAPYVSHSTTVVNRVTNINQYNNVNNVNRSTTSTVNNYNTTAAPTPRFSQPVPNAAPQQPRVAPAAHAPMTMPNFAHTQPVAAAPHVQQPVNAPHVQQPMSMPTFTHAAPAAPHAQQPMAVHSAPVQTHPMQTAAPVHQSTVRPQVQAAPHVVQPVVREPAATLHPAVVRPAPVPQERVMPHPAPAPQVHQPTVQQMPHRQESAPVKPQEHRPIVEPPHKEG, from the coding sequence ATGTTCACACCACGCTATCTGTCCTGGTTGCTCTGTGCCGCCATGCTGCCGCTCAGCGGCTGCGATCAGCAAAAAGTCGCCGGCGCGATGGGTGGGGGCACTCCGCCCCCTGCCGCTCCCGCCGCCAGTGCCAGTGCGCCGGCCTATACGCCACTGACCGCAGACCAGCTGTACCAGTTGGTCAGCCCGGTGGCGCTGTTCCCCGACAAGCTGCTGGCGCAAGTGTTGGCCGGCGCGGGCTATCCTGACCAAATCAGCGCTGCGGATGCCTGGCTGGCGCAAAACCGCGGGCTGCAACCGGCGGCGCTCAGCTCGGCGGCGGATGCTCAACCCTGGGATCCCAGCGTGCGCGGCCTGGTGCAATTCCCCGACGTGCTCGATCAGATGGCGAAAAACATCCCCTGGACCACCGCTCTGGGCAGCGCCTACCTCAACGATCCTACGGACGTGATGAACGCCATTCAGGTGATGCGTCAACGAGCGGCCAGCCAGGGCACGTTGAAAAACACCCCACAGCAGCGCATCGTCGTAGCGCCGACGACCCGTTACGTTGAGCAGCAGTCCTATCGCCAGAGCGTGGTGGCGGCGCCGGGCGAAACCATCGTCATCGAGCCCAGCCAACCGGATACGGTTTACGTTCCGCATTACGATCCCTGGGAGGCCTACGGCACGCCGATCCAAGCTTATCCAAGCTATCAATATCAGCCTTCAGGTTACAGCGGCGGCGATATGCTGGCAGCCGGCGTGATCAGCTTCGGCGTTGGCATCGCGGTCGCCTCTTTGCTCAACCAACACAATAGCGGCTGGCACAACTGGGATATGCGCTGGGACGATCGGCGCCAGCCGGTGGTCTACCGCAATGCGCCCTACGTGTCGCATTCCACCACCGTGGTGAATCGCGTCACCAACATCAACCAATATAACAACGTGAACAATGTGAATCGCAGCACCACCAGCACGGTGAACAACTACAATACCACCGCCGCGCCGACGCCGCGTTTCAGCCAACCGGTGCCTAACGCTGCGCCGCAACAGCCGCGCGTCGCGCCTGCGGCCCACGCGCCGATGACCATGCCGAACTTTGCGCATACTCAGCCGGTGGCTGCCGCCCCACACGTGCAACAACCGGTCAACGCGCCCCATGTGCAGCAACCGATGAGCATGCCGACGTTCACGCATGCCGCGCCGGCAGCGCCTCACGCGCAGCAACCGATGGCCGTGCATTCAGCGCCGGTACAGACGCATCCGATGCAGACCGCCGCGCCAGTGCATCAATCCACCGTGCGGCCACAGGTTCAGGCGGCGCCGCACGTCGTGCAGCCGGTAGTGCGTGAGCCGGCCGCAACGCTGCATCCGGCGGTGGTTCGCCCAGCGCCGGTGCCGCAAGAGCGCGTCATGCCGCATCCGGCACCGGCGCCGCAGGTTCATCAGCCGACCGTTCAACAGATGCCGCATCGCCAGGAATCTGCACCGGTAAAGCCGCAGGAACATCGCCCGATCGTCGAGCCGCCGCATAAAGAGGGATAA
- the potI gene encoding putrescine ABC transporter permease PotI — translation MNNLPVVRSPWRIAILTIGFTFLYAPMLMLVIYSFNSSKLVTVWAGWSTRWYTELFHDSAMISAVGLSLTIAAASATAAVVLGAIAAVVMVRFGRFRGSTGFAFMLTAPLVMPDVITGLSLLLLFVAMGHAFGWPSERGMFTIWLAHVTFCTAYVAVVISSRLREVDRSIEEAAMDLGATPLKVFFVITLPMIAPALISGWMLAFTLSLDDLVIASFVSGPGATTLPMLVFSSVRMGVNPEINALASLILLVVGIIGLIAWWFMARSEKQRSRELQRAARS, via the coding sequence ATGAACAACTTGCCGGTAGTGCGTTCACCGTGGCGCATCGCCATCCTGACGATCGGCTTTACCTTCCTGTATGCGCCGATGCTGATGTTGGTGATCTACTCTTTTAACAGCTCCAAGCTGGTGACGGTGTGGGCCGGCTGGTCCACGCGCTGGTATACCGAACTGTTCCACGATTCGGCGATGATTAGCGCGGTGGGGCTTAGCCTGACCATCGCCGCCGCTTCCGCTACCGCTGCGGTGGTATTGGGCGCTATTGCCGCCGTGGTGATGGTGCGTTTCGGCCGCTTTCGCGGTTCAACCGGCTTCGCGTTTATGCTGACCGCGCCGCTGGTCATGCCGGACGTGATCACCGGCCTGTCGCTGCTGCTGCTGTTCGTGGCGATGGGGCACGCTTTCGGTTGGCCGTCGGAACGCGGCATGTTCACCATCTGGCTGGCGCATGTCACCTTCTGTACCGCTTACGTAGCGGTGGTCATCAGCTCGCGCCTGCGTGAGGTGGATCGCTCAATTGAAGAGGCGGCGATGGATCTGGGGGCGACGCCGCTGAAGGTGTTCTTCGTCATCACCTTGCCGATGATCGCGCCGGCGCTGATCTCCGGCTGGATGCTGGCGTTCACCCTGTCGCTGGATGACCTGGTGATCGCCAGCTTCGTCTCCGGCCCGGGCGCCACCACGCTGCCGATGCTGGTGTTCTCCAGCGTGCGCATGGGGGTGAACCCGGAAATTAACGCGTTGGCCAGTTTGATCCTGCTGGTGGTGGGCATTATCGGCCTGATCGCCTGGTGGTTTATGGCGCGCTCGGAAAAACAACGATCGCGCGAATTGCAGCGGGCGGCCCGTAGCTGA
- a CDS encoding YbjO family protein, with the protein MSDMLKSGQGMRSTADAPVPVMVAGTAMVAIKCISVVLLLGELGVDGAQEFVNTSAQAWDSTFIFLAGLMLLCLQISCGFAVMRGRNWGRWAYVACQCIVVLYLLLATIGSVFPEVFTVEGETSGQILHVLILQKIPDVVILALLFVPAASRRFFAARK; encoded by the coding sequence ATGTCAGACATGCTGAAAAGCGGGCAGGGAATGAGATCGACTGCAGATGCGCCGGTGCCGGTGATGGTGGCGGGTACTGCCATGGTCGCGATCAAGTGCATCAGCGTGGTGCTGTTGTTGGGCGAACTGGGTGTCGATGGCGCGCAGGAGTTCGTCAACACCAGCGCGCAGGCGTGGGATTCCACCTTTATCTTTCTAGCCGGCCTGATGCTGCTGTGCCTGCAAATCAGCTGCGGTTTTGCGGTGATGCGCGGTCGCAACTGGGGGCGCTGGGCTTATGTGGCCTGCCAGTGCATCGTGGTGCTTTACCTGCTGTTGGCCACCATCGGCAGCGTCTTCCCCGAGGTATTCACCGTGGAAGGGGAAACCAGCGGCCAAATCCTGCACGTTCTGATCCTGCAAAAAATCCCCGACGTGGTGATCCTGGCGCTGCTGTTCGTTCCTGCCGCCAGCCGCCGCTTCTTCGCCGCGCGCAAGTGA
- the artP gene encoding arginine ABC transporter ATP-binding protein ArtP: protein MSIQLNGINCYYGAHQALFDITLDCPAGETLVLLGPSGAGKSSLLRVLNLLEMPRSGQLQIAGNQFDFRQAPGEKAIRELRQNVGMVFQQYNLWPHLTVVQNLIEAPCRVLGLTKAQAMERADKLLKRLRLTDFADRFPLHLSGGQQQRVAIARALMMEPQVLLFDEPTAALDPEITAQIVSIIRELAGTGITQVIVTHEVEVARKTASRVVYMENGHVVEQGDSSHFTQPRTTEFANYLSH from the coding sequence ATGAGTATTCAACTTAACGGTATCAATTGCTATTACGGCGCTCACCAGGCGCTGTTTGACATCACGCTGGATTGTCCAGCCGGGGAAACCCTGGTGCTGCTTGGCCCAAGCGGCGCCGGGAAAAGTTCATTGCTGCGGGTGCTGAACCTGCTGGAAATGCCGCGTTCGGGCCAATTGCAGATCGCCGGCAACCAATTCGATTTCAGGCAGGCGCCGGGCGAGAAAGCCATTCGCGAACTGCGTCAAAATGTCGGCATGGTGTTCCAGCAATACAACCTGTGGCCTCACCTCACCGTGGTGCAGAACCTGATCGAAGCGCCTTGTCGCGTGCTGGGGCTGACCAAGGCTCAGGCGATGGAGCGCGCCGACAAGCTGCTCAAGCGTCTGCGCCTGACCGACTTCGCCGATCGCTTCCCGCTGCACCTTTCCGGCGGCCAGCAGCAGCGCGTGGCGATCGCCCGCGCCCTGATGATGGAACCGCAGGTGCTGCTGTTCGATGAACCGACCGCGGCGCTGGATCCGGAAATCACCGCCCAGATCGTCAGCATCATTCGCGAACTGGCCGGCACCGGCATCACTCAGGTGATCGTCACCCACGAAGTGGAAGTGGCGCGCAAAACCGCCAGCCGCGTGGTGTACATGGAAAACGGCCACGTAGTGGAGCAAGGCGACAGCAGCCACTTCACGCAGCCGCGGACCACCGAGTTTGCTAATTACTTATCACACTAA
- the artM gene encoding arginine ABC transporter permease ArtM, giving the protein MFEYLPEILKGLHTSLTLTVAALIVALALSLLLTVILTLKTPILTPLVKAYVTLFTGTPLLVQIFLIYYGPGQFPAIRDYPWLWNLLSQPWLCAMIALALNSAAYTTQLFYGAVRAIPAGQWQSCEALGMSRRQTLRILLPFAFKRALSSYSNEVVLVFKSTSLAYTITLMEVMGYSQLMYGRTYDVMVFGAAGLVYLCVNGLLTLLMRLVERRALAFERRN; this is encoded by the coding sequence ATGTTTGAATACTTGCCGGAAATCCTCAAGGGGTTGCACACCAGCCTGACGCTGACCGTCGCCGCGTTGATCGTCGCGCTGGCGCTGTCGCTGCTGCTGACGGTGATCCTGACGCTGAAAACGCCGATCCTGACGCCGCTGGTCAAAGCCTATGTAACGCTGTTCACCGGCACGCCGCTGCTGGTGCAGATCTTCCTGATCTACTACGGCCCCGGGCAGTTTCCGGCGATCCGCGACTACCCGTGGCTGTGGAACTTGCTGTCGCAGCCCTGGCTGTGCGCGATGATTGCGCTGGCGCTGAATAGCGCGGCCTATACCACGCAGCTGTTCTACGGCGCGGTGCGCGCCATTCCCGCCGGGCAGTGGCAGTCGTGCGAGGCGCTGGGCATGTCGCGCCGGCAGACCTTGCGCATTCTGTTGCCGTTCGCCTTCAAACGCGCGCTGTCGTCTTACTCCAACGAAGTGGTGCTGGTGTTCAAAAGCACCTCGCTGGCTTACACCATCACGCTGATGGAAGTGATGGGCTACAGTCAGCTGATGTACGGCCGCACCTACGACGTGATGGTGTTCGGCGCCGCCGGCCTGGTGTACCTGTGCGTCAACGGCCTGCTGACGCTGCTGATGCGCCTGGTGGAACGCCGCGCGCTGGCGTTTGAGCGCCGTAACTGA
- a CDS encoding lipoprotein, whose protein sequence is MKTKTIAAVLPLALLLSACTTVEPAYKDIGTRSGSCVEGGPDTVAQKFYDLRIQQGTGLPDSNRLAQLQPYLSKVLYQDLVSAGQNPGKHQITGDLFSGNAQGPSSASVASASTIPNTDAKNIPLRVDLSYQKDANSTVNWQDEVLMVREGTCWVVDDIRYLNVPAHATNGSVRQVLENQ, encoded by the coding sequence ATGAAAACAAAAACGATTGCGGCTGTTTTACCCTTAGCGCTGTTGCTGAGTGCCTGTACCACGGTGGAACCGGCATACAAGGATATCGGCACCCGCAGCGGCAGCTGTGTGGAAGGCGGCCCGGATACGGTCGCACAAAAGTTCTATGACCTGCGCATCCAGCAGGGCACCGGCCTGCCGGACAGCAACCGCCTGGCGCAGCTGCAACCTTATCTGAGCAAAGTGCTGTATCAGGATCTGGTCAGCGCCGGCCAGAATCCGGGTAAACATCAGATAACCGGCGATCTATTCTCCGGCAATGCACAGGGGCCGAGCAGCGCATCCGTCGCCAGCGCCTCGACCATTCCTAACACCGATGCGAAGAATATCCCGCTGCGCGTTGACCTGAGCTACCAGAAAGACGCCAACAGCACCGTGAACTGGCAGGACGAAGTGCTGATGGTGCGCGAAGGCACCTGCTGGGTGGTTGATGATATTCGCTACCTGAATGTTCCAGCGCACGCCACCAACGGCAGCGTGCGTCAGGTGCTGGAAAACCAGTAA
- the rlmC gene encoding 23S rRNA (uracil(747)-C(5))-methyltransferase RlmC has product MHCALYTAGTCRSCQWLEKPYPQQLADKQHHLQSLLAGRDVAQWLQPAAGELSAFRNKAKMVVSGSVERPLLGMLHRDGTPVDLSDCPLYPAGFAPMFAVLKSFIARAGLTPYNVARKRGELKYLLLTESTLDGGVMLRFVLRSETKLAQLRAALPWLQQQLPQLKVISANIQPVHMAIMEGEREIALTEQQALEEQFNQVPLFIRPQSFFQTNPQVAAELYATARDWVRALGIDSMWDLFCGVGGFGLHCAQPQTRLTGIEISAEAIACARQSAQRLGLQHVDFQALDSTRFATAEGQVPQLVLVNPPRRGIGQALCDYLSRMAPEYILYSSCNAESMAKDIEMLPGYRIERVQLFDMFPHTAHYEVLTLLVRRL; this is encoded by the coding sequence ATGCATTGCGCTTTGTATACGGCGGGCACCTGCCGTTCCTGTCAGTGGCTGGAAAAGCCCTATCCGCAACAACTGGCCGACAAACAGCATCACCTGCAATCGCTGCTGGCCGGGCGCGACGTCGCGCAGTGGCTGCAGCCGGCGGCGGGGGAGCTGAGCGCATTTCGCAATAAGGCCAAGATGGTGGTCAGCGGCAGCGTAGAGCGCCCGCTGCTCGGCATGCTGCATCGCGACGGCACGCCGGTCGATCTAAGCGACTGCCCGCTGTACCCCGCCGGCTTTGCGCCGATGTTTGCGGTACTGAAAAGCTTTATCGCCCGGGCGGGCCTGACGCCGTATAACGTGGCGCGTAAACGCGGCGAGCTGAAATACCTGTTGTTGACCGAAAGCACGTTAGACGGCGGCGTGATGCTGCGCTTCGTGTTGCGCTCGGAAACCAAACTGGCGCAGCTGCGCGCCGCGCTGCCGTGGCTGCAGCAGCAGTTGCCGCAGCTCAAGGTGATCTCCGCCAATATTCAGCCGGTGCATATGGCGATCATGGAAGGGGAGCGCGAGATTGCGCTGACCGAACAGCAGGCGCTGGAGGAACAGTTCAATCAGGTGCCGCTGTTCATCCGTCCGCAAAGTTTCTTCCAGACCAACCCGCAGGTGGCCGCCGAGCTCTATGCCACCGCCCGCGACTGGGTGCGCGCACTGGGCATCGACAGCATGTGGGATCTGTTTTGCGGCGTCGGCGGTTTCGGCTTGCACTGCGCGCAGCCGCAAACGCGCCTGACCGGCATCGAAATCAGCGCGGAAGCGATCGCCTGCGCGCGCCAATCGGCGCAGCGGTTGGGGTTGCAGCACGTTGATTTTCAGGCCCTCGATTCCACCCGCTTCGCCACCGCCGAAGGCCAGGTGCCGCAGCTGGTGCTGGTCAACCCGCCGCGGCGCGGCATCGGCCAGGCACTGTGCGATTATTTGAGCCGGATGGCACCGGAATATATTCTCTATTCCAGCTGCAACGCCGAGAGCATGGCGAAAGATATCGAGATGTTGCCGGGCTACCGCATCGAACGGGTGCAGCTGTTCGACATGTTCCCGCATACCGCGCACTACGAAGTGCTGACGCTGCTGGTGCGGCGTTTATAA